One Nomascus leucogenys isolate Asia chromosome 22a, Asia_NLE_v1, whole genome shotgun sequence DNA segment encodes these proteins:
- the LOC100604931 gene encoding cholesterol 24-hydroxylase — protein MSPGLLLLGSAVLLAFGLCCTFVHRARSRYEHIPGPPRPSFLLGHLPCFWKKDEVGGRVLQDVFLDWAKKYGPVVRVNVFHKTSVIVTSPESVKKFLMSTKYNKDSKMYRALQTVFGERLFGQGLVSECNYERWHKQRRVIDLAFSRSSLVSLMETFNEKAEQLVEILEAKADGQTPVSMQDMLTYTAMDILAKAAFGMETSMLLGAQKPLSQAVKLMLEGITASRNTLAKFLPGKRKQLREVRESIRFLRQVGRDWVQRRREALKRGEEVPADILTQILKAEEGAQDDEGLLDNFVTFFIAGHETSANHLAFTVMELSRQPEIVARLQAEVDEVIGSKRYLDFEDLGRLQYLSQVLKESLRLYPPAWGTFRLLEEETLIDGVRVPGNTPLLFSTYVMGRMDTYFEDPLTFNPDRFGPGAPKPRFTYFPFSLGHRSCIGQQFAQMEVKVVMAKLLQRLEFRLVPGQRFGLQEQATLKPLDPVLCTLRPRGWQPAPPPPPC, from the exons TTTCCTTCTAGGACACCTCCCCTGCTTTTGGAAAAAGGATGAGGTTGGTGGCCGTGTGCTCCAAGATGTGTTTTTGGATTG GGCTAAGAAGTATGGACCTGTCGTGCGGGTCAACGTCTTCCACAAAACCTCAGTCATCGTCACGAGTCCCGAGTCGGTTAAG AAGTTCCTGATGTCAACCAAGTACAACAAGGACTCCAAGATGTACCGTGCGCTCCAGACTGTGTTTGGTGAGAG ACTCTTCGGCCAAGGCTTGGTGTCTGAATGCAACTATGAGCGTTGGCACAAGCAGCGGAGGGTCATAGACCTGGCCTTCAGCCGGAG CTCCTTGGTTAGCTTAATGGAAACATTCAACGAGAAGGCTGAGCAGCTGGTGGAGATTCTAGAAGCCAAGGCAGATGGGCAGACCCCAGTGTCCATGCAGGACATGCTGACCTACACCGCCATGGACATCCTGGCCAAG GCAGCTTTTGGGATGGAGACCAGTATGCTGCTGGGTGCCCAGAAGCCTCTGTCCCAGGCAGTGAAACTTATGTTGGAGGGAATCACTGCGTCCCGCAACACTCTGGCAAAG TTCCTGCCAGGGAAGAGGAAGCAGCTCCGGGAGGTCCGGGAGAGCATTCGCTTTCTGCGCCAGGTGGGCAGGGACTGGGTCCAGCGCCGCCGGGAGGCCCTGAAGAGGGGCGAGGAGGTTCCTGCCGACATCCTCACACAGATTCTCAAAG CTGAAGAGGGAGCCCAGGATGATGAGGGTCTGCTGGACAACTTCGTCACCTTCTTCATTGCTG GTCATGAGACCTCTGCCAACCACTTGGCGTTCACAGTGATGGAGCTGTCTCGCCAGCCGGAGATCGTGGCAAG GCTGCAGGCCGAGGTGGATGAGGTCATTGGTTCTAAGAGGTACCTGGATTTCGAGGACCTGGGGAGACTGCAGTACCTGTCCCAG GTCCTCAAAGAGTCGCTGAGGCTGTACCCACCAGCATGGGGCACCTTTCGCCTGCTGGAAGAGGAGACCTTGATTGATGGGGTCAGAGTCCCCGGCAACACCCCGCTCTTG TTCAGCACCTATGTCATGGGGCGGATGGACACATACTTTGAGGACCCGCTGACTTTCAACCCCGATCGCTTCGGCCCCGGAGCACCCAA GCCACGGTTCACCTACTTCCCCTTCTCCCTGGGCCACCGCTCCTGCATCGGGCAGCAGTTTGCTCAG ATGGAGGTGAAGGTGGTCATGGCAAAGCTGCTGCAGAGGCTGGAGTTCCGGCTGGTGCCTGGGCAGCGCTTCGGGCTGCAGGAGCAGGCCACGCTCAAGCCACTGGACCCAGTGCTGTGCACCCTGCGGCCCCGCGGCTGGCAGCCCGCACCCCCACCGCCCCCCTGCTGA